The Cupriavidus nantongensis genome has a segment encoding these proteins:
- a CDS encoding phosphorylase, with protein MTAPFVLVVTGMAFEARIAAGPHCRVVHGVRGLALEQEVSAMASRHCMGILSFGVAGGLELTLAPGDVVLADAVCAPGEHYDTDTTWMRAMHAALPHARIGTAAGADQPVLTVAAKASLHRATGALCVDMESHLAARMASACRLPFAACRVVIDPASRAVPAAAAAGMGDGGKTDVTAVLGGLLRAPQELPALLRLTGDAAAARGALRAARLALGDAFGLRDMRSQQADF; from the coding sequence GTGACGGCGCCGTTCGTGCTGGTCGTCACCGGCATGGCATTCGAGGCCCGCATCGCGGCCGGACCGCACTGCCGCGTGGTGCACGGCGTGCGCGGCCTGGCGCTGGAGCAGGAGGTGTCGGCGATGGCCAGCCGGCACTGCATGGGCATCCTCAGCTTCGGCGTGGCCGGCGGGCTGGAGCTAACGCTGGCGCCCGGCGATGTGGTGCTGGCCGATGCGGTGTGCGCGCCCGGCGAGCATTACGACACCGACACCACCTGGATGCGCGCCATGCACGCGGCGCTGCCGCACGCGCGCATCGGCACCGCGGCCGGCGCCGACCAGCCGGTGTTGACGGTGGCCGCCAAGGCCTCGCTGCACCGCGCCACGGGCGCGCTGTGCGTCGACATGGAATCGCACCTGGCCGCGCGCATGGCATCGGCGTGCCGGCTGCCGTTCGCGGCTTGCCGGGTGGTGATCGATCCGGCTTCTCGTGCGGTGCCGGCAGCCGCCGCGGCTGGCATGGGCGACGGCGGCAAGACCGATGTGACCGCCGTGCTGGGCGGGTTGCTGCGCGCGCCGCAGGAACTGCCGGCGCTGCTGCGCCTGACCGGCGATGCCGCTGCCGCGCGCGGGGCGCTGCGGGCGGCAAGGCTGGCGCTGGGCGATGCGTTTGGCTTGCGCGACATGCGCTCACAGCAAGCAGACTTCTGA
- a CDS encoding Hsp70 family protein, with the protein MESKMSNACGLDFGTSNSTVGWSRPGSAAALLPLEDGKATLPSVIFFHAEDPLVSYGRAALGDYLAGYEGRLMRSLKSLLGTSMMDDSTEVMGQAMPFRKLLAHFIGELKSRAEQAAGTGFSRAVLGRPVFFIDEDPVADQLAEDTLAGIARDAGFSEIAFQYEPIAAAFDYEAGIAREELVLVADIGGGTSDFSLVRLSPERAARSDRRDDILANGGVHIGGTDFDRALSLARAMPLLGLGSALRNGKAMPSSQYFDLASWHTINLLYTRKAWSLVMDNYRDAADTVKLDRLVRLIRERAGHWLAIQVEAAKIALSDTDSTEVDLHRLEPDLSLTITRDEFDASIDKLVAKTEQTVHKLLADAGVRGSAVDTIFFTGGSSSVPLLRQRLAALLPEARCVEGDRFGSIGSGLALDAVRKFG; encoded by the coding sequence ATGGAATCGAAGATGTCAAACGCATGCGGCCTGGATTTCGGCACATCCAACTCGACGGTGGGCTGGAGCCGCCCCGGCAGCGCGGCCGCGCTGCTGCCGCTGGAGGATGGCAAGGCGACGCTGCCGTCGGTGATCTTCTTCCATGCCGAGGATCCGCTGGTCAGCTACGGCCGCGCCGCGCTGGGCGACTACCTGGCGGGCTACGAGGGCCGGCTGATGCGCTCGCTCAAGAGCCTGCTGGGCACCTCGATGATGGACGACAGCACCGAGGTGATGGGCCAGGCCATGCCGTTCCGCAAGCTGCTGGCGCATTTCATCGGCGAGCTGAAGTCGCGCGCCGAGCAGGCCGCCGGCACCGGCTTCTCGCGCGCGGTGCTGGGGCGTCCGGTGTTCTTTATCGACGAGGACCCGGTGGCCGACCAGCTGGCCGAAGACACGCTTGCCGGGATCGCGCGCGACGCGGGCTTCAGCGAGATCGCGTTCCAGTATGAGCCGATCGCGGCGGCCTTCGACTACGAGGCTGGCATCGCGCGCGAGGAGCTGGTGCTGGTCGCCGATATCGGCGGCGGCACCTCGGATTTCTCGCTGGTGCGGCTGTCGCCCGAGCGCGCCGCGCGCAGCGACCGGCGCGACGACATCCTGGCCAACGGCGGCGTGCACATCGGCGGCACCGACTTCGACCGCGCGCTCAGCCTGGCGCGCGCAATGCCGCTGCTGGGCCTGGGCAGCGCGCTGCGCAACGGCAAGGCGATGCCGTCGAGCCAGTATTTCGACCTGGCCAGCTGGCACACCATCAACCTGCTCTATACGCGCAAGGCGTGGTCGCTGGTGATGGACAACTATCGCGACGCCGCCGACACGGTCAAGCTGGACCGCCTGGTGCGGCTGATCCGCGAGCGCGCCGGACACTGGCTGGCGATCCAGGTCGAAGCCGCCAAGATTGCGCTGTCGGACACGGACAGCACCGAGGTCGACCTGCACCGGCTGGAGCCGGACCTGTCGCTGACCATCACGCGCGACGAGTTCGATGCGTCGATCGACAAGCTGGTGGCGAAGACCGAGCAGACCGTGCACAAGCTGCTGGCCGACGCCGGCGTGCGCGGCAGCGCGGTCGATACCATCTTCTTTACCGGCGGCTCCAGCAGCGTGCCGCTGCTGCGCCAGCGGCTGGCGGCGTTGCTGCCCGAGGCGCGCTGCGTCGAAGGCGACCGGTTCGGCAGCATCGGCAGCGGGCTGGCGCTGGATGCGGTGAGGAAGTTTGGGTGA
- a CDS encoding CaiB/BaiF CoA transferase family protein, translating to MQKPLRHVRVLDLTNVLAGPFCCHQLAHLGAEVIKVETPGSGDLARQLGADPELNQRLMGVSFLAQNPGKQSVTLNLKHASGKAVFRKLVQSADVVVENFRPGVMDRLGLGYDTLKQDNPRLIYCAISGFGQDGPLAGLPAYDQIIQGMAGVMQITGDAHSAPLRVGYPVSDTIGGLTAALAVSAALADTGRTEGYFIDVSMLEATLATMGWAVSNHLIAGRAPTPMGNENMTASPSGTFRTADGLLNIAANKQEQFEALCRVVGRPALAGDARFAQRQARLANRAALTQALEAELATRPAAEWWPLLTAAGVPAGPVLDVPQTLAHPQVSERGMIGEFADAPGVGREIRVVRTGFKLNREAPAVDTPPPQLGQHTRQVLGSLGYSDADIDQLNREGAI from the coding sequence ATGCAAAAACCATTACGCCATGTTCGCGTGCTCGACCTCACCAATGTGCTGGCCGGGCCGTTCTGCTGCCACCAGCTGGCCCACCTGGGCGCCGAAGTGATCAAGGTCGAAACCCCTGGCAGCGGCGACCTGGCGCGCCAGCTGGGCGCCGACCCGGAGCTGAATCAGCGCCTGATGGGCGTGTCGTTCCTGGCGCAGAACCCCGGCAAGCAGTCAGTCACCCTGAACCTGAAGCACGCCAGCGGCAAGGCGGTGTTCCGCAAGCTGGTGCAAAGCGCCGACGTGGTGGTCGAGAACTTCCGGCCCGGCGTGATGGATCGCCTGGGACTGGGCTATGACACCCTGAAGCAGGACAACCCGCGGCTGATCTACTGCGCGATCTCGGGCTTCGGCCAGGACGGGCCGCTCGCGGGGCTGCCGGCCTATGACCAGATCATCCAGGGCATGGCCGGCGTGATGCAGATCACCGGCGACGCGCACAGCGCGCCGCTGCGGGTGGGCTATCCGGTGTCCGACACCATCGGCGGGCTGACGGCGGCGCTGGCGGTGTCGGCGGCGCTGGCCGATACCGGGCGCACCGAGGGCTATTTCATCGACGTATCGATGCTGGAAGCGACGCTGGCCACGATGGGCTGGGCAGTGTCCAACCACCTGATCGCCGGCCGGGCGCCCACGCCGATGGGCAACGAGAACATGACCGCGAGCCCGTCCGGCACCTTCCGCACCGCCGACGGCCTGCTCAATATCGCCGCCAACAAGCAGGAACAGTTCGAAGCGTTGTGCCGCGTGGTGGGTCGCCCGGCGCTGGCTGGCGATGCGCGCTTCGCGCAGCGGCAGGCGCGGCTGGCCAACCGGGCCGCGCTGACGCAGGCGCTGGAAGCCGAACTGGCGACCCGGCCGGCCGCCGAATGGTGGCCGCTGCTGACCGCGGCCGGCGTGCCGGCGGGGCCGGTGCTGGACGTGCCGCAGACGCTGGCCCATCCGCAGGTCAGCGAGCGCGGCATGATCGGCGAGTTTGCCGATGCCCCCGGCGTGGGCCGCGAAATCCGCGTGGTGCGCACCGGCTTCAAGCTCAACCGCGAAGCGCCGGCGGTCGACACGCCGCCGCCGCAGCTGGGCCAGCATACGCGCCAGGTGCTGGGCAGCCTGGGCTACAGCGATGCGGACATCGATCAACTGAACCGCGAGGGTGCGATATGA
- a CDS encoding citryl-CoA lyase, with the protein MSFSQTQDDGMDAGQRQSQDWWRTGIIDMRPGEIRYRGYPIEQLIGRVSFAQMIWLMLRGELPGPGQGELLDAALMAAVDHGPQAPSIAIARMAATCGVGLNNAMASAVNVLGDVHGGAGEQAVALYQDVAQRLDAGSTMELAVGDALRHYRDLHGKYVAGFGHRFHPVDPRAPALLALVAQAAEDGVVSGRYAAIARAVEAALGAGRGKPIPMNIDGATAVIYAELGFAAPLARGLFCLSRSVGILAHAWEQQCEGGRNKGPMPRQFLWTYDGAPPRDVPEKHKPVHKPAHKPA; encoded by the coding sequence ATGAGCTTCAGCCAGACACAAGACGACGGCATGGATGCCGGCCAGCGCCAGTCGCAGGACTGGTGGCGCACCGGCATCATCGACATGCGCCCGGGCGAGATCCGCTACCGTGGCTACCCGATCGAGCAGCTGATCGGGCGGGTGTCGTTCGCGCAGATGATCTGGCTGATGCTGCGCGGCGAGCTGCCCGGGCCGGGCCAGGGCGAACTGCTGGACGCGGCGCTGATGGCCGCCGTCGACCACGGGCCGCAGGCACCCAGCATCGCCATCGCGCGCATGGCCGCGACCTGCGGCGTGGGGCTGAACAATGCCATGGCGTCGGCCGTCAACGTGCTGGGCGACGTGCATGGCGGCGCGGGCGAGCAGGCGGTGGCGTTGTACCAGGACGTGGCGCAGCGGCTGGATGCCGGCAGCACCATGGAACTCGCCGTCGGAGATGCGCTGCGGCACTACCGCGACCTGCACGGCAAGTATGTGGCCGGCTTCGGCCACCGCTTCCATCCGGTCGATCCGCGTGCGCCGGCGCTGCTGGCGCTGGTCGCGCAGGCGGCGGAAGACGGCGTGGTGAGCGGCCGCTACGCGGCCATCGCGCGCGCGGTCGAGGCAGCCCTCGGCGCCGGGCGCGGCAAGCCGATCCCGATGAACATCGATGGCGCCACCGCGGTGATCTACGCCGAACTGGGCTTCGCCGCGCCGCTGGCGCGCGGGTTGTTCTGCCTGTCGCGCTCGGTCGGCATCCTTGCGCACGCTTGGGAGCAGCAGTGCGAGGGCGGGCGCAACAAGGGCCCGATGCCGCGGCAGTTTTTGTGGACCTATGACGGTGCGCCGCCGCGCGACGTGCCGGAGAAGCATAAGCCCGTGCATAAGCCCGCGCATAAGCCCGCATAA
- a CDS encoding sensor domain-containing diguanylate cyclase → MHLDQQTIAVVMMVFFCGTLIIAAGLVFALRASTAGRLWAFGHVLVSAAGLALALSAASGTGQLGTLGAFAFVAGWLLIYRGVRVYYGVPAHPGALLGAGAIVLGLMVASSGLHEGPQLVLRIVYGVLALVSLATFATLARAGRGRRSIGAPLVLVASLVQLATQLAGFSHAMNLPPGGAAAPLTLFFAGPAGSAWALAPLIATLLGLFGFTVMAMEQIVAHNESGARIDALTGLLNRGALEMSALSLVARWQRDGQPLSCLVIDIDYFKQVNDSCGHHAGDAVLREVAQALDNSRRASDVAGRYGGEEFCVLCPHTDEQQASALANRVLRKVHAIALPAGRGHASVSIGVAQLRGGAGSREALWRTLFADADRALYHAKAHGRDRYVLASSMAEPAAGAAASPLLEPHPDLAS, encoded by the coding sequence TTGCACCTGGACCAGCAGACCATTGCGGTGGTGATGATGGTGTTTTTCTGCGGCACGCTGATCATTGCGGCGGGGCTTGTGTTCGCGCTGCGCGCGAGCACGGCGGGGCGGCTGTGGGCCTTCGGCCATGTGCTGGTGTCGGCCGCGGGGCTGGCGCTGGCGCTCAGCGCGGCCAGCGGCACCGGCCAGCTCGGCACGCTGGGCGCGTTCGCCTTCGTCGCCGGCTGGCTGCTGATCTACCGCGGCGTGCGGGTCTACTACGGCGTGCCGGCGCATCCCGGCGCGCTGCTCGGGGCGGGCGCGATCGTGCTCGGCCTGATGGTGGCCTCGAGCGGACTGCACGAAGGCCCGCAGCTGGTGCTGCGCATCGTCTATGGCGTGCTGGCGCTGGTGTCGCTGGCCACCTTCGCCACGCTGGCGCGCGCCGGGCGCGGGCGCCGCAGCATCGGGGCGCCGCTGGTGCTGGTGGCCAGCCTGGTGCAGCTGGCCACGCAGCTGGCGGGCTTCAGCCATGCCATGAACCTGCCGCCGGGCGGTGCTGCCGCGCCGCTGACGCTATTCTTCGCCGGCCCGGCCGGTTCGGCCTGGGCGCTGGCGCCGCTGATCGCCACGCTGCTGGGGCTGTTCGGCTTTACCGTGATGGCGATGGAGCAGATCGTCGCGCACAACGAAAGCGGCGCGCGCATCGACGCCCTGACCGGGCTGCTCAACCGCGGCGCGCTCGAGATGTCGGCGCTGTCGCTGGTGGCGCGCTGGCAGCGCGACGGCCAGCCGCTGTCGTGCCTGGTGATCGATATCGACTACTTCAAGCAGGTCAACGACAGCTGCGGCCACCACGCCGGCGATGCGGTGCTGCGCGAAGTGGCGCAGGCGCTGGACAACTCGCGCCGCGCCTCGGACGTGGCCGGGCGCTATGGCGGCGAAGAATTCTGCGTGCTGTGCCCGCATACCGACGAGCAGCAGGCCTCGGCTCTGGCCAACCGCGTGCTGCGCAAGGTGCATGCGATCGCCCTGCCCGCCGGGCGCGGCCATGCCAGCGTCAGCATCGGCGTGGCGCAGCTGCGTGGCGGCGCGGGCAGCCGGGAGGCGCTGTGGCGGACCCTGTTCGCCGATGCCGACCGCGCGCTCTACCACGCCAAGGCGCATGGTCGCGACCGCTATGTGCTGGCATCGTCGATGGCCGAGCCCGCCGCCGGCGCGGCGGCTTCGCCGCTGCTGGAGCCGCATCCCGACCTGGCCAGCTGA
- a CDS encoding IclR family transcriptional regulator, giving the protein MPRKAAQVSEADKHAAAGGAIAVDRALFVLSVFRLGDGALALAELAQRSGLYKSTLLRLLASLEHAGLVQRHADGRYGLGPEVARLHAVYAASFSLEAVVMPALRELVNVTRESAAFHVEQGEHRLCLYRVDSPQPVRDHVRAGELLPRDRGAGARVLRAFAGEPGELYDRIRQDGVAALVGDRSPDLAGVSAPVFGPGGVLAGALTLTCPAARYRDGFRDDVLQAARSLTRALGGTAPHGTPGAAVPD; this is encoded by the coding sequence ATGCCACGCAAAGCCGCACAGGTTTCCGAAGCCGACAAGCATGCCGCCGCCGGCGGTGCCATCGCCGTGGACCGGGCCCTGTTCGTGCTGTCGGTGTTCCGCCTGGGCGATGGCGCGCTGGCGCTGGCCGAACTGGCGCAGCGCAGCGGCCTTTATAAAAGCACGCTGCTGCGCCTGCTGGCATCGCTCGAACACGCCGGGCTGGTTCAGCGCCACGCCGACGGCCGCTATGGCCTGGGGCCGGAGGTGGCGCGGCTGCACGCGGTCTATGCGGCGTCGTTCTCGCTCGAGGCGGTGGTGATGCCGGCGTTGCGCGAACTGGTCAACGTGACGCGCGAGAGCGCGGCCTTCCATGTCGAGCAGGGCGAGCACCGGCTGTGTTTGTACCGCGTCGATTCGCCGCAGCCGGTACGCGACCACGTGCGCGCGGGCGAGCTGCTGCCGCGCGACCGCGGCGCCGGCGCGCGCGTGCTGCGCGCCTTCGCCGGCGAGCCCGGCGAGCTCTATGACCGGATCCGGCAAGACGGCGTGGCCGCGCTGGTGGGCGACCGCAGCCCCGATCTTGCCGGCGTTTCGGCGCCGGTGTTCGGCCCCGGCGGCGTACTGGCCGGCGCGCTGACGCTGACCTGCCCGGCGGCACGCTACCGCGACGGTTTCCGCGACGATGTGCTGCAGGCGGCGCGCTCGCTGACGCGCGCGCTCGGCGGCACGGCGCCGCACGGCACGCCGGGAGCGGCCGTTCCGGACTGA
- a CDS encoding IclR family transcriptional regulator: MTVPALSLGAILDDLRSTPRPLTSAEYAYLAQLRQRIVTGDADLWTTLETAGVPCSERRLSPDVVLALTAIGQLPMH, encoded by the coding sequence ATGACCGTTCCCGCACTCTCGCTTGGTGCCATCCTGGACGACCTGCGCAGCACCCCGCGGCCGCTGACGTCGGCGGAATATGCATACCTGGCCCAGCTGCGGCAACGCATCGTCACCGGCGACGCAGACCTGTGGACCACGCTCGAAACCGCGGGCGTACCGTGCAGCGAACGCCGGCTGTCGCCGGACGTGGTGCTGGCACTGACCGCGATCGGCCAGTTGCCGATGCACTGA
- a CDS encoding helix-turn-helix domain-containing protein, whose protein sequence is MAYRLINRRVSFLSLRVFVALMQHRDAGRAAQALGIQPQRLHYQIRQLEAALGMPLFQSGGTGWMPTAAGFNALPKIRAMLEIWDQVQASTRARRRAEAERPRERCAVRVGAAFWVRQATM, encoded by the coding sequence ATGGCTTACCGACTCATCAACCGGCGCGTCTCCTTTCTCTCGTTGCGTGTCTTTGTCGCGCTGATGCAGCATCGCGATGCCGGCCGCGCCGCGCAGGCGCTCGGCATCCAGCCGCAACGGCTCCATTACCAGATCCGCCAGCTCGAGGCCGCGCTCGGCATGCCGCTGTTCCAATCCGGCGGCACCGGCTGGATGCCGACCGCGGCCGGGTTCAATGCCTTGCCCAAGATCCGCGCCATGCTCGAGATCTGGGATCAGGTTCAGGCCAGTACCCGCGCGCGCCGCCGTGCGGAAGCGGAGCGGCCGCGCGAGCGCTGCGCGGTGCGCGTCGGCGCGGCATTCTGGGTGCGGCAGGCGACCATGTAG
- a CDS encoding class I SAM-dependent methyltransferase, translating into MTAIHQAAAQGFASQADTYARGRPDYPAGIDTWLRDALELRAGRVVLDLGAGTGKFTRRLVQTGATVIAVEPVAQMRAQLAAAVAPVQVLEGSAEAIPLADASVDAVVCAQAFHWFANARALAEIRRVLRPGGRLGLVWNVRDESVDWVAQLTAIMAPYEGDAPRFHKGDWKRVFPAEGFGPLALQGLPYAHVGPPQQVIVDRVMSVSFIASLPGPEQAQVRARLHALIEQHPALSARAEVAFPYRTEAYHCERLA; encoded by the coding sequence ATGACCGCCATCCATCAAGCCGCCGCCCAGGGATTCGCCAGCCAGGCCGATACCTACGCGCGCGGACGCCCCGACTACCCCGCCGGGATCGACACCTGGCTGCGCGATGCGCTGGAATTGCGTGCCGGCCGTGTCGTGCTCGATCTCGGGGCTGGCACCGGCAAGTTCACGCGCCGGCTGGTGCAGACCGGCGCCACGGTGATCGCGGTAGAACCGGTGGCGCAGATGCGTGCGCAGCTGGCGGCCGCGGTGGCGCCGGTGCAGGTACTGGAGGGCAGCGCCGAGGCGATCCCGCTGGCAGATGCCAGCGTCGACGCCGTGGTCTGCGCGCAGGCGTTCCACTGGTTTGCCAACGCGCGTGCGCTGGCGGAGATTCGCCGCGTGCTGCGTCCCGGCGGCCGGCTCGGACTGGTATGGAACGTCCGGGATGAAAGCGTGGACTGGGTGGCGCAGCTGACTGCGATCATGGCGCCGTACGAAGGCGACGCGCCGCGCTTCCACAAGGGTGACTGGAAGCGGGTGTTTCCCGCCGAGGGCTTCGGGCCGCTGGCGCTGCAGGGCCTGCCCTACGCGCATGTGGGGCCGCCGCAGCAGGTGATCGTGGACCGCGTGATGTCGGTCAGCTTCATTGCGTCGCTGCCCGGGCCGGAGCAGGCGCAGGTGCGCGCGCGCCTGCACGCGCTTATCGAGCAGCATCCGGCGCTGTCGGCCCGTGCCGAGGTCGCCTTCCCGTACCGCACCGAGGCTTATCACTGCGAACGGCTCGCCTGA
- a CDS encoding ABC transporter permease, whose protein sequence is MTQPSLNLAGPLRPEYEREPEPFTEAPLARALPWHQRAWQQDWLRKALILLALGLIWEAVARIQDNDLLLPSCLATLRAFGAAVASGELPGKAAISLSVLLRGYAAGIVLAFVLTSLAVSTRLGRDLLDTLTAMFNPLPAIALLPLALLWFGLGTGSLVFVLIHSVLWPLALNMYAGFRAVPPTLRMAGRNYGLRGLRYVALVLVPAALPAILSGLKIGWAFAWRTLIAAELVFGASSGQGGLGWFIFQNRNELYTDRVFAGLAAVILIGLLVEGLVFTTLERLTVRRWGMQQ, encoded by the coding sequence ATGACCCAACCCTCCCTCAACCTGGCCGGCCCGCTGAGGCCCGAATACGAGCGCGAGCCCGAGCCCTTCACCGAAGCCCCGCTGGCGCGCGCACTGCCGTGGCACCAGCGCGCGTGGCAGCAGGACTGGCTGCGCAAGGCGCTGATCCTGCTGGCGCTGGGACTGATCTGGGAAGCGGTGGCGCGCATCCAGGACAACGACCTGCTGCTGCCCTCCTGCCTGGCCACGCTGCGCGCCTTCGGCGCGGCAGTGGCCAGCGGCGAGCTGCCGGGCAAGGCGGCGATCTCGCTGTCGGTGCTGCTGCGCGGCTATGCCGCCGGCATCGTGCTGGCGTTCGTGCTGACCTCGCTGGCGGTATCGACGCGCCTGGGGCGCGACCTGCTGGACACCCTTACCGCCATGTTCAACCCGTTGCCGGCGATTGCGCTGTTGCCGCTGGCGCTGCTGTGGTTCGGGCTTGGCACCGGCAGCCTGGTGTTCGTGCTGATCCATTCGGTGCTGTGGCCGCTCGCGCTGAACATGTACGCCGGCTTCCGCGCGGTACCGCCCACGCTGCGCATGGCCGGGCGCAACTACGGGCTGCGCGGCCTGCGCTATGTCGCGCTGGTGCTGGTGCCGGCGGCGCTGCCGGCGATCCTGTCGGGCCTGAAGATCGGCTGGGCCTTTGCCTGGCGCACGCTGATCGCCGCCGAACTGGTGTTCGGCGCGTCGTCGGGGCAGGGCGGGCTGGGCTGGTTCATCTTCCAGAACCGCAATGAGCTCTATACCGACCGCGTATTCGCGGGGCTGGCCGCGGTGATTCTGATCGGGCTGCTGGTCGAGGGCCTGGTGTTCACCACGCTGGAGCGGCTGACGGTGCGCCGCTGGGGCATGCAGCAATAG
- a CDS encoding ABC transporter ATP-binding protein, with translation MASHNLRVVSDRAAPLLQVDGVSLEYRTPERIVRATHRVSFDVHAGDRFVLLGPSGCGKSTLLKAVAGFVAPSEGEIRLEGRRVQQPGPDRIVVFQEFDQLPPWKTVLQNVMFPLRHARGLSRAAARELAQDSLHKVGLAEFAGAYPHTLSGGMKQRVAIARALAMRPKVLLMDEPFAALDALTRRRMQEELLALCDDAALTLLFVTHSIEEALVVGSRILLLSPHPGRVRAELDSHEFSLASQGSAEFQAAAQRIHGLLFDTPAAVTPPPARSAAAR, from the coding sequence ATGGCCAGCCACAACCTGCGCGTGGTCTCGGACCGCGCCGCGCCGCTGCTGCAGGTCGACGGCGTGTCGCTGGAGTACCGCACCCCCGAGCGCATCGTGCGCGCCACGCACCGCGTCAGCTTCGACGTGCACGCGGGCGACCGCTTCGTGCTGCTGGGCCCTTCTGGCTGTGGCAAATCCACGCTGCTGAAGGCGGTGGCTGGCTTCGTCGCGCCCAGCGAGGGCGAGATCCGGCTCGAGGGCCGGCGCGTGCAGCAGCCTGGCCCGGACCGCATCGTGGTGTTCCAGGAGTTCGACCAGCTGCCGCCGTGGAAGACCGTGCTGCAGAACGTGATGTTCCCGCTGCGGCACGCGCGCGGCCTGTCGCGCGCGGCCGCGCGCGAGCTGGCGCAGGACAGCCTGCACAAGGTGGGCCTGGCCGAGTTTGCCGGCGCCTATCCGCACACCCTGTCCGGCGGCATGAAGCAGCGCGTGGCAATCGCACGCGCGCTGGCGATGCGGCCCAAGGTGCTGCTGATGGACGAACCCTTTGCCGCGCTCGACGCACTGACGCGCCGGCGCATGCAGGAGGAACTGCTGGCGCTGTGCGATGACGCCGCGCTGACGCTGCTGTTCGTGACCCATTCGATCGAAGAGGCGCTGGTGGTGGGCAGCCGCATCCTGCTGCTGTCGCCGCATCCGGGGCGCGTGCGCGCGGAGCTCGACAGCCACGAGTTCAGCCTCGCCAGCCAGGGCAGCGCCGAATTCCAGGCCGCGGCGCAGCGCATCCATGGCCTGCTGTTCGACACACCCGCCGCCGTGACGCCGCCGCCGGCGCGCAGTGCGGCAGCGCGCTGA
- a CDS encoding ABC transporter substrate-binding protein, producing MFSRFSRKLGLLALSAGLAITGSAHAEGKLRIAEQFGVVYLLLNVARDQQLIEKHGKQQGVDIKVEWTQLSGGAAVNDALLSGAIDIAGAGVGPLLTLWDRTHGKQNVRGVASLGNFPYYLVSNNPKVRTIADFTDKDRIALPAVGVSVQSRVLQLAAARQWGDKEYNRLDKWTVAVPHPDAAAAIIAGGTEITGHFGNPPFQEQELAGNPNARIVLNSYDVLGGPSSSTVLYATEKFRNDNPKTYRAFVDALAEAAAFATANPEGAADIYLRQSKARTDRALLLRVLKNPQVQFRVAPQNTFALASFMHRVGAIRNQPKSWQDYFFPDPVTAQGS from the coding sequence ATGTTTTCTCGTTTTTCCCGCAAGCTCGGCCTGCTGGCGCTGAGTGCCGGCCTGGCCATCACCGGCAGCGCGCACGCCGAAGGCAAGCTGCGCATCGCCGAGCAGTTCGGCGTGGTCTACCTGTTGCTCAACGTGGCGCGCGACCAGCAGCTGATTGAAAAGCACGGCAAGCAGCAGGGTGTCGACATCAAGGTCGAATGGACGCAACTGTCGGGCGGCGCCGCGGTCAATGACGCGCTGCTGTCGGGTGCCATCGATATCGCCGGCGCCGGCGTGGGCCCGCTGCTGACGCTGTGGGACCGCACCCACGGCAAGCAGAACGTGCGCGGCGTGGCATCGCTGGGCAACTTCCCGTACTACCTGGTCAGCAACAACCCCAAGGTCCGCACCATTGCAGATTTCACCGACAAGGACCGCATCGCGCTGCCGGCGGTCGGCGTCTCGGTGCAGTCGCGCGTGCTGCAGCTTGCCGCAGCCAGGCAGTGGGGCGACAAGGAGTACAACCGCCTCGACAAGTGGACCGTGGCGGTGCCGCATCCGGACGCGGCCGCGGCCATCATTGCCGGCGGCACCGAGATCACCGGCCACTTCGGCAACCCGCCGTTCCAGGAGCAGGAACTGGCCGGCAACCCGAACGCGCGCATCGTGTTGAACTCATACGACGTGCTGGGCGGACCGAGCTCGTCCACGGTGCTGTACGCCACCGAGAAGTTCCGCAACGACAACCCGAAGACCTATCGCGCCTTTGTCGATGCGCTGGCCGAGGCCGCCGCCTTTGCCACCGCCAATCCCGAGGGGGCGGCCGATATCTACCTGCGCCAGAGCAAGGCCCGCACCGACCGTGCGCTGCTGCTGCGCGTGCTGAAGAACCCGCAGGTCCAGTTCCGCGTCGCGCCGCAGAACACCTTCGCGCTGGCGTCGTTCATGCATCGCGTCGGCGCGATCCGCAACCAGCCCAAGTCCTGGCAGGACTATTTCTTCCCGGACCCGGTCACCGCGCAAGGGAGCTGA